The following proteins are co-located in the Jatrophihabitans sp. genome:
- a CDS encoding class I SAM-dependent methyltransferase, producing MRAELATDQYGQGFAARWDELVDWDRRLAVEGGFLDWMIESAPGPALLDIACGTGFHAAHFLAAGYQVDAIDGSAEMVEQARANLKAPRPDVRVEQMAWDDLRPLSSLRYDAVICLGSSMPHAGAEQRRILLRRLHALLNPGGVLLVDHRNFDYIVKHQAMPPGRSVYAGNVKVTLEASDAATTTFGYRYIDGFYRTLTVESLSFDELRDDLRAAGFSHVDSFGDQRLISSADDSGFFLHRAVRAATGWPSPDDSTD from the coding sequence ATGAGGGCCGAACTCGCGACCGATCAGTACGGGCAGGGCTTTGCCGCCCGCTGGGACGAGCTGGTGGATTGGGACCGGCGGCTCGCGGTCGAGGGCGGTTTTCTGGATTGGATGATCGAATCCGCGCCGGGGCCGGCCCTGCTCGATATCGCCTGCGGCACCGGATTCCACGCCGCCCACTTCCTCGCCGCCGGTTATCAGGTCGACGCGATCGACGGCAGCGCCGAGATGGTGGAGCAGGCCCGGGCCAACCTGAAGGCGCCGCGTCCGGACGTGCGGGTCGAGCAGATGGCCTGGGATGACCTGCGACCGTTGTCGTCGCTGCGCTATGACGCGGTGATCTGCCTCGGCAGCTCGATGCCGCACGCCGGCGCAGAGCAGCGCCGGATCCTGCTCCGCCGGCTTCACGCCCTGCTGAACCCCGGCGGTGTGCTGCTGGTCGATCACCGCAATTTCGACTACATCGTCAAGCACCAGGCCATGCCACCCGGGCGCAGCGTGTACGCCGGAAACGTCAAGGTCACGCTGGAGGCCAGCGACGCGGCCACCACCACCTTCGGATACCGCTACATCGATGGGTTCTACCGAACGCTGACCGTCGAGTCGCTGAGCTTCGACGAGCTGCGCGATGATCTGCGGGCAGCGGGCTTCAGCCACGTCGACTCTTTCGGTGACCAGCGGTTGATCTCCTCGGCCGATGACTCCGGGTTCTTCCTCCACCGCGCGGTCCGCGCCGCGACCGGCTGGCCGTCCCCGGATGACTCGACCGACTG